One Leptolyngbya sp. SIO1E4 genomic window, GAACGCGTGCGATTTTGGCCGATGGTATCTTACAGCTTCTCTGTGAAGCGCCAACGGCTGAACAACTGCCTCAGACCCAAATTGTCCACCGGGTTCGGAGCATTCTAGAAAGCCTCGCACCTCGCCACATTCGCAAGGTCAACATTAATGGCCGCATCGTGCGCGAAGAACAGCTTTTGTGGCTAGAAGAAATTACCCGAGATCCCGAAAACCAACTGCTTTGGTCTGAGCTGATTACCCTGAAGCGTCCCAATCCTATTAAGCGTCTCTGGCAAGACTTACGGCAACCTAAAGCACAATCCAAGATTGCTGTTTCTGAGTCAACGCGTGATCAGCGCTACCAACGCTATTTTTTGCGGGGGCTGATTGGCGGTGCTAGCCTGTGCCTGCTTCTGATCTTGGTTGGCTGGGCCTTGAAACATCGGTTAGGGATTACTTGGACTCAAGCGCAACCGGTGACAGAGGCTCCCTCTGAAGAAGAGACTGGCCAAGTGGCTCTACCCCCAACCCAAGATGCGTTTGCCCAGGCAGTGAATCTGGCAGGGCAGGCTGCCACCGATGGGCAGTCTGCAACGACGCCAGCAGACTGGCTAGACCTGGCGGCTCGTTGGCAACGGGCCTCAGACTTAATGGCAGATGTGCCACCTGAGGATACTCGATACGCAACGGCCCAAGACCGGGTCTTAGCGTATCAGCAAAATAGTGAGCAGGCACTGTTGCGAGCTGAGCAGGTGCAGCAAGCTGAAGAGGCGGCCGCCTCTGAAAATGAGGAAGAATAACTTGTCAGAAGGGCAAGAGGGGGTATTCGTTAGGGTGAGGATGGGCCAACTTGCTCAGCTAGCCAGCTAAGATAAGGCCGGGATCCTTGCTCAATCGGTAGGGCTAAAATCTCTGGTATCTCATAGGGATGAATGGTGTTGAGCTTGGCTTCGAGGGTTGCAAACTGAGCTAAATCGGTCTTAATTACTAACTGCCACTCATTATCTCGCTGGATTTTGCCTTCCCAAGTGTAAATAGAGTGGATTGGGAACAGGTTCACACAGGCCGCTAAGCGCTCTCTTACCAGGGTTTCCGCGATCGCTTGACCGGCTTCTTGAGTATCTACTGTGACTAGCACTACACCGTACTCTACCAAGGTCACTCTCCTTATAGAAATCTTGGACTGCAAGTCGCTGCCAGTATTCGTGGCCTAGGCTCGATAGTCTGTCAGCAGGCGTAGCTGGGTGTTCTAGAACGTCGGTTCAGCCCTACAAGAATCCTGGTTTCTAGTGAGGATCAACAGCGGGAATGGGGGAATTGAGCAACAAAACCAGGGGTCTGAACCGGTACCCTGGCTGCTGTCATCAACTGTTTAGTTGGGACTTAAAAGGGAACCTGCTCAACGAATTGAGAATGATCCAGCGTTTCACGGGTTAACTGATTACTCCAGATTGTGGAGCCAGTCGCTAACTGATATAGCTCTAATCGAGCGCTTTGAGGCAAGATGGCATTGGTAAATTCTGCGCCCTCTATGGATATTGCCTCTAAGACTGTCCCTGCCAGATTGGCATGGGTCAAATCCGCTCGCGTCAGGTTGACCTCGTTCATCTGAGCATGCCAAAAGACTGCCCCTGTTAGGTTGGCGCTGGTGAAATTGGCTTGATATAGACTGGACTCTCTTAAGGTCGCAAAGCTGAGATTAGCGGATGTAAAGTTGACCTGGTTTAGCTGTGCGCCATTGAGCTTGGCCTCTTTGAGATTAACTCCGCTGAGATCCATCCCTTGGAAGTTCACCCCGTTGAGATAGGCTCCTTGCAGATCCGCGTCTCCTAACAAGGTATGCCCTAAGGCAGCCCCACTAAGACGAGTGCCGCTGAGATTGGCCCACGCCAGATTCGCATGTCTAAGATCAGCCCCTCGTAGGTTGGCCCCTTGGAGATTCGCACCGCACAAATTTGCACCTCTCAAGGTAGCCCCCCGAAGATTGGCATGGCCAAGGTTAGCCCCACTGAGCTTGGCTTCAGAGAGGTCTGATTTGACCATAAACGCTCCCCGCAGGTTTGCTTTGTGCAAATTAGCCCGCTGCAAGTTTGCTTCGCTAAGCTTGGCAAAACTGCCATCAATACGATGTAGATTAGCGCTGAAAAGATTGGCTTTGGTGAGAAATGCCCGGCGAAACACCGCCCCAATGAGACTCGCCTGTTGTAAATTGACTTCAACCAGAATGCGCTGACTCAGGTCAACACCACAGAGGTGAATTCCGCCAAAGTCGCGGTAGCCAGATTCATAGAGTTCTAGAAAGTAACTGGCATTCATTGCGAAGTGACCTAGCGCTAGACGCCGGCTGCGTCGGTGAAGGTTAGAAATAAACACATCCGGTGCCCTCTCAAAGAAATGACCGTAATCACGGTGAAATAAATGCAGTTACTAAGGAAAGGTCTTTAAAGGGGCATGTCTAAAGATGAATGTGTAGCGAGCATTGCACCTATTCACATTGAATTAATAAAGTGCACAGATGCCGCCCTCTATCCATACCCTAGGCTGCCTTGGAATCATTGACCGAGTTCCGTTAAGTTGATTGATAATTCAGATTGAAACTTAGTAGTCGTCAGATAATGCGTCGTTTTCTTTTGCTGCTACTCTGGTTGGGCTTCGTTGTGTACAGTTTTGGCTTTGCTCCCCCTGATCACCCCGATACTCTGGACTTGATCCGGCGGTTGTCTACAGGTAGTTGGGACGGCATTAACCCTGCAATTGTGGCCCTGTTCAACCTGATGGGTATTTGGCCGATGATCTACGCCTGTTTAGCTTTAATTGACGGGCAGGGACAGCCGATTCCAGCCTAGCCCTTTGTTTTCGGGGCTTTTGGGTTAGGGGCTTTTTTACTCTTGCCCTATTTAGTGTTGAGACGCCCTAATTCTACTTTTTTGCCCCCTAAATCAAAGCTGCTTGCTCTGGTAGACGCCCGCTGGCTAGGAGGCAGTTTGCTGGCTGCGTCATTTGTCTTAATCGGCTATGGTCTGTATGCCGGGGACTGGGGAGATTTTGTGCAGCAGTGGCAAACGAGTCGTTTCATTCACGTGATGAGCTTGGATTTCTGTCTGCTGTGGCTGCTTGTGCCTAGTTTGCTAGGGGATGACATGGCACGTCGTGGTCTCAAAGATGCTCGTCTATTCGGCCTCGTCAGTGCTATTCCTCTGCTGGGGGCGGCTGCCTACTTGGCCTTTCGCCCCAGCCTACCCGAAGCTGATTGAATCAATCTTGATCGTTGCCTCGTCCGTATTTGATCAGGGAGATCATCCAGGATTATCTGACATTCATCGGAGACACTCAGGGAACTCTCATCTAGGCAAGGCAAGGTTTAGCAAGGCGAGGTCTAACATAGTTGAGAAAACAAAGCGATGTTGAAGAAACAGGGCGATCGCACCCTGGCAGCTGCCCTGTCGTCGTTTAATCAGAAGACTCCCGCTGTTAATAAGATCATTAGATTAATATCTATAGACTGTATATTTGGGCGCCCTGCTACGACGATTTCTGAGATTTCATGACCTATGGCTACGTCTCCTCCGGTCAAAACGCTTAACTCTAGGACTCAAAGATCCTTGTTATCTAAAGCAACGACTCGCATTCGCTGGGCAACTGTCGTGATGATTGGCACGGTGCTGCTAGCAGCGGGGATTGTTGCTGCGTGGTTTGCCGGGCAAGACCAAATTGAGACGATTTTTGCCCAGCTGGCAGTGATTCAGGCAAATCCGCCCTTTTGGGCAGAAGTGCCCATGCTGGCTGGGCATTACTTGCTGGTACCTACGGTTACCCTTTTTCTGGTGGCGTGGGGCATTACCAAACTATCGCCTCAGCCCCGCACCTGGTCTCGAATCGTGGTTGTGGCGATCTTGTTAGGGCTGCTGGTGCGGTATTTGTCGTGGCGGTTGCCCTCTACGTTGAACTTATCTGAACCGTTGACAGGCAGTTTTAGTCTGTTGTTACTGGTGATGGAGCTGTTAGGCATTACCGGTAGTGTGATTCAACTGGGACTGCTGCTGCGCGTTCGCGATCGCCATTCTCAAGCAGACCAACTCCAGGCCGACGTGATGGCGGGGCGGTATGTGCCGACAGTCGATGTCTTTATCCCCACATACGATGAGCCTGCTTTCATCCTGCGGCGAACGGTGATCGGCTGCCAGGCGATGGAGTATCCCCACAAAACGGTATACCTGCTGGATGACACCCGTCGCCCTGATATCAAAGCCCTGGCGGCAGAACTGGGATGTAAATATGTCACCCGACCTGACAACGCCCATGCAAAAGCCGGTAATCTGAATCACGCGATCGCCTATACCTCCGGGGAACTCATTGCCTCCTTTGATGCCGACTTTGTTCCGACCCGTAATTTTCTCTGGCGCACCGTTGGGTTCTTCCAAGATCCCAATGTGGCTTTAGTGCAAACGCCTCAAAGCTTTTATAACCCTGACCCTATTGCCCGAAACCTCGGATTAGAGGGCATTCTCACGCCAGATGAAGAGGTTTTTTATCGCCAGATTCAACCCATGCGAGATGGGGCTGGTGGGGTAGTGTGTTCAGGGACATCCTTCGTGGTGCGGCGTCAGGCCTTAGAGCAAACAGGCGGGTTTGTAACCGAGTCTCTCAGTGAAGACTACTTCACGGCCATTCGACTCGCCGCCCAGGGCAATCAGGTGATTTACCTGGATGAAAAGCTGAGTGCCGGGCTAGCAGCAGAAACCATTTCGGCTCATGCTACTCAACGCATTCGATGGGCTCAGGGCACCCTCCAAGCCTTTTTTATTGATTCCAATCCCTTAACGATCCCCGGGTTGACACCGTTGCAGCGGTTGGCTCACTTAGAAGGCTTACTGCACTGGTTTAGCAGCATTCCCCGCATTGTGTTTCTGTTGATGCCGCTGGCGTACACGTTCTTTAGAGTCATCCCTATCCAGGCCACGACGGCCGAGGTGCTGTACTTTTTTCTGCCCTACTACATGGTGCAGTTAACCGTCTTTGGCTGGCTGAATCACCGATCGCGCTCTGCGCTCCTCTCTGACGTTTACTCTCTCGTACTGATCTTTCCCCTGGCGGCGACTGTGCTGCAGGCACTCGTGAGCCCCTTTTCTAAAGGGTTTAAGGTCACCCCTAAAGGGATCAGCAGCGCTCAGTTTGTTTTTAACTGGAAACTCGCCTGGCCCTTGATCATTATCTTTGCGGTTACGGCCATTAGCCTGTGGCGTAACCTGGGCTGGTGTTTAGCCATGGGGTGGGGCGGGCAACATGTTGAAGGCATTGCCTTAGGCTGGATGTGGAGTGCCTATAACTTGCTGATGTTAGCCATTGCCCTGCTCATTCTGTTGGATGTGCCCAGCCCCGATGGTACGGTGTGGTTTGAGCTACGCCGAGTCGTGCGCCTGGTGATTCACTCCCCAAGAGGGGCTGACGACAGGGGAACACCTTCTTGGTGGGGAATCACCCATCGGATTTCAGAAACGGGGGCAGAAATTGCCCTGACGCAGCGAGGGCTACCGCCGCTTGCAGAAGGTGAAGCGTGGCCCGTGACGCTGATCATTGCAGAAGCTTCCCTGTCGCTGCCGGGTAGACTGGTTTGCACAGATATTCAGGGCGATTTTCCCAGGGCATTGATTCAGTTTGATCCCCTGTCTCTTGCGGAACAGCGGCAACTGATCGAAATGCTCTTTTGTCGGCCTGGGCAGTGGAAACGGTGGAATTCTCCGGGAGAATTGCGATCGCTCTGGATTCTGATCAGCGTCATCTTCCGACCCCGCATTTTAACGGGGGACGTTCGCGTTAAACCCCTGCCTACGGCTCAAGTTTAGCGACACGGTATACGCCAAAGTAGCGCCAGTACGCCTGGAAAGGGCTCTGCCGGGCAATCATAGGCGTTGCGCAGTAGTTCTGAAGGACGAAACAGTAAGAGCGTTTGAGGCTGTTCCCCATTTGGCTCAGGAATGTCAGGGGCCAAGGTCACCTGAAAAGATGTCTGAGCGGGTAGGTGATAGCTTAAGGAAATCAGATTACCCAGGGTGGTTCCTTCCTTTTGAGTCATGACCACAGGGTTCTGGATGGAGGCGATCGCAGTGGCAATAGCATAGTTGAAAGTGCCCTCCCGTTTACTCCACCACGTGGGTGCCTTCGTCATAATCATACTATTGACTAATCCCAGACCTATCAGACCGGTCAGCCCGAGCAAAACGAGCCGTTGGGTACGATAGTGAGTCCCTAGCCAGCCGGCCACCGCTACCTGAGCTGCCATCAGAACGGGAAGAAAATAGCGAGTTTCTGTGGATAATCGGCTCCCGCGCAGCAAATCCCCTCCGATTAGGGCTACGGTAGGAACCACTACTAGGGCTACCACCATCGCACCTGCCTGATGCGGAAATCTTTGCCAGCAGCGATACAGACTGATCCCGATTAGCAGCACTGCAAGAGGGGGCACCAGATAAGTGTAGGCATGATCCAGGGACAGATTGGGATCTACAAACAGGGCAGAAAAATGGAGGCCCCAAAGCTTGACCATAATCGATCGCGGAAACTCATCGAGGGTCCAGGCAGTGACCTGTTGCCAGCGATGGGCTTGGGCTATGATGACCCCGAGCCACGGCAGAAACAGCAGCAGTGCCAAGAGAAATGAGGCTGCCAGCGTAGGCCAGCGACGCCGGGGAAGCACCCAGATGCCATAGAGCCCATAGGCGATCGCCACCAGAGCAGACAGGATGGAGGTATAAAACAACAGCGCTAATGCCAGGGCATACAGCCCCCACGCTTTCCGGGTACCAAGCCTGACCGCTCTGAGCAATGCCCAGCTAGCCAACACTGTGAGTAATACCCACAAACTATATTCTCGGGCTTCTTGGGCGTAGAGTACCTGCACTGGTGAGCAGGCAAATAATAGCGGTGCGATGATGACAGCAGGATGGCGACCAAAGAGTTCGCGGGCGAAACCGGCCAGGGCTGGTAACGTGAGCACGCTGAATATGACTGATAAACTGCGAAACGCAGTCACCGATGTGCCAACAAGGCTGACCCATGCCCAGGCCAGTAGATAATACAGGGGAGGATGCTCGGGATGATCAACGAGCGATCCCAGGGTGTCCAAAAAGGTACTCTCTGCGGCAAAGGTCTGGTATTGCAAGAGGGTCTCGGCGGTAAAGGGAACCCCAGTGAAAAGGGTTTGCTCAACTACTGAGCCCATGTGGCCAACAACCCGCAAGGCTGTGTAGACCTCATCATGCCAAAAAACTTTGCCTCCCAGATTGACCCACCGCAGCAGACATCCTGCCATTAGGCTCACTGCGATCGCCCATCCCCATCGTGATCCTGGCCCTTGCCTTAATTGCCTTGTGCGTATACTCATCGTCCTCGGCCTAAAGGCGTTTCGAACTTTTCCAAAATGAGACTAATCCCTCTGGAAGCTGAACGAAAACGAGCGTTCGTAAAGGGGGAGCAGAGCCCAACGTCTGTCTTATCAATGGTTAGAAAGTCGGTAGTTAGAAAGTAATGGCTAACAGAGAAGAACCCGTGAAGGGGGTGAGAAATTCTCGATACCTTGATGAAGGTACGGGTTATGGAGGCACGACACACATCGTGTCTCCATAACCCGTATGTTTAGAGCCCATCTGTGAGGGCAAAGAAGAGGATAAGGGCTAAAGCTGTAGGCTGCCCCTTAGATATCTGACCCGAGTGAGAGAACCCTAGGGAAAGGGATAGCCCAACTTACCAAAATTGGTGATCAATGCAATATTCGTGTGCTCTAGCGTATCGACTAACCAAGGTACATCTTGGCAGGCATAGCGTTCATGGTGGTGAAAAAGCACCGCTAGGCGGTTCTCTAGCCAGGGTTTGACCGCTGAACAAAAGAGCACAATCCGTAATAGTAGCCCCACTGTCAGGGTATACCCGACCTCATGCAGCAATTGCCAAAACCGCCGAAAAACGGGTTGCGAACGACCTTGGACAACCAAAAAGTTCAATAGCTTTTGACAGGTTGTAATCACGATGAAGTCTGTCAGCCGCTGCCCGTCAAAATCTCGTAGAGTGTCCCGCAAATATTGCCGTAGCGTTCGTCCGAAGTTGTTATTGACATAGCGAGGATCAGCATCTGCAAGCGGAGCTAACAAATACTCGAGAAACTCCTCTTTAAAGTCCCGAAAAGACCGCACCGTTTTGCTGTAAGTCCGGAACATCTGAGCTAAATCTCGATGACTCCGATTTCCCTCTACTTTGCCCGTGTAATAAGCCAATGCCCCTTCAAATTCAGCTTGAGACAAGCGGGTTGGATTGGGAAACTGAGATCCGACCACTCTGTTGCGGGGGTTGCAATAGCGAATCAAGCGAATACCGAA contains:
- a CDS encoding pentapeptide repeat-containing protein → MNASYFLELYESGYRDFGGIHLCGVDLSQRILVEVNLQQASLIGAVFRRAFLTKANLFSANLHRIDGSFAKLSEANLQRANLHKANLRGAFMVKSDLSEAKLSGANLGHANLRGATLRGANLCGANLQGANLRGADLRHANLAWANLSGTRLSGAALGHTLLGDADLQGAYLNGVNFQGMDLSGVNLKEAKLNGAQLNQVNFTSANLSFATLRESSLYQANFTSANLTGAVFWHAQMNEVNLTRADLTHANLAGTVLEAISIEGAEFTNAILPQSARLELYQLATGSTIWSNQLTRETLDHSQFVEQVPF
- a CDS encoding glycosyltransferase family 39 protein, whose protein sequence is MSIRTRQLRQGPGSRWGWAIAVSLMAGCLLRWVNLGGKVFWHDEVYTALRVVGHMGSVVEQTLFTGVPFTAETLLQYQTFAAESTFLDTLGSLVDHPEHPPLYYLLAWAWVSLVGTSVTAFRSLSVIFSVLTLPALAGFARELFGRHPAVIIAPLLFACSPVQVLYAQEAREYSLWVLLTVLASWALLRAVRLGTRKAWGLYALALALLFYTSILSALVAIAYGLYGIWVLPRRRWPTLAASFLLALLLFLPWLGVIIAQAHRWQQVTAWTLDEFPRSIMVKLWGLHFSALFVDPNLSLDHAYTYLVPPLAVLLIGISLYRCWQRFPHQAGAMVVALVVVPTVALIGGDLLRGSRLSTETRYFLPVLMAAQVAVAGWLGTHYRTQRLVLLGLTGLIGLGLVNSMIMTKAPTWWSKREGTFNYAIATAIASIQNPVVMTQKEGTTLGNLISLSYHLPAQTSFQVTLAPDIPEPNGEQPQTLLLFRPSELLRNAYDCPAEPFPGVLALLWRIPCR
- a CDS encoding glycosyltransferase; protein product: MIGTVLLAAGIVAAWFAGQDQIETIFAQLAVIQANPPFWAEVPMLAGHYLLVPTVTLFLVAWGITKLSPQPRTWSRIVVVAILLGLLVRYLSWRLPSTLNLSEPLTGSFSLLLLVMELLGITGSVIQLGLLLRVRDRHSQADQLQADVMAGRYVPTVDVFIPTYDEPAFILRRTVIGCQAMEYPHKTVYLLDDTRRPDIKALAAELGCKYVTRPDNAHAKAGNLNHAIAYTSGELIASFDADFVPTRNFLWRTVGFFQDPNVALVQTPQSFYNPDPIARNLGLEGILTPDEEVFYRQIQPMRDGAGGVVCSGTSFVVRRQALEQTGGFVTESLSEDYFTAIRLAAQGNQVIYLDEKLSAGLAAETISAHATQRIRWAQGTLQAFFIDSNPLTIPGLTPLQRLAHLEGLLHWFSSIPRIVFLLMPLAYTFFRVIPIQATTAEVLYFFLPYYMVQLTVFGWLNHRSRSALLSDVYSLVLIFPLAATVLQALVSPFSKGFKVTPKGISSAQFVFNWKLAWPLIIIFAVTAISLWRNLGWCLAMGWGGQHVEGIALGWMWSAYNLLMLAIALLILLDVPSPDGTVWFELRRVVRLVIHSPRGADDRGTPSWWGITHRISETGAEIALTQRGLPPLAEGEAWPVTLIIAEASLSLPGRLVCTDIQGDFPRALIQFDPLSLAEQRQLIEMLFCRPGQWKRWNSPGELRSLWILISVIFRPRILTGDVRVKPLPTAQV
- a CDS encoding divalent-cation tolerance protein CutA, translating into MTLVEYGVVLVTVDTQEAGQAIAETLVRERLAACVNLFPIHSIYTWEGKIQRDNEWQLVIKTDLAQFATLEAKLNTIHPYEIPEILALPIEQGSRPYLSWLAEQVGPSSP